The Aggregatilinea lenta genome includes a region encoding these proteins:
- a CDS encoding MogA/MoaB family molybdenum cofactor biosynthesis protein, with the protein MASSTEQHKQIAGQQGPVPVAIVTVSDTRTPDSDENATYLREQIEAAGHTVAGYRLIKDEADLVAGVLDELVEGPARIILFNGGTGISPRDRTYDALSRKLEKTLPGFGELFRMFSYDQVGAAAMLSRATAGVYRNTVVISTPGSPAAVRLAWEKLIAPELTHLAWEVIR; encoded by the coding sequence ATGGCGTCGAGCACCGAACAGCACAAGCAAATCGCCGGGCAGCAAGGCCCCGTGCCGGTCGCCATCGTGACCGTCAGCGACACGCGCACGCCTGATAGTGACGAAAACGCGACCTATCTGCGCGAGCAGATCGAGGCCGCCGGGCACACCGTCGCCGGGTACCGCCTGATCAAGGACGAAGCCGACCTTGTCGCGGGCGTTCTGGACGAGCTGGTCGAAGGCCCCGCGCGCATCATCCTGTTTAACGGCGGCACCGGGATCTCCCCGCGCGACCGCACCTACGATGCGCTGAGCCGCAAGCTCGAAAAGACGCTGCCCGGTTTCGGGGAGCTATTCCGTATGTTCAGCTACGATCAGGTTGGCGCGGCGGCGATGCTCTCGCGCGCGACGGCGGGCGTCTATCGAAACACCGTTGTTATCTCCACACCCGGCTCTCCGGCAGCGGTCCGGCTGGCGTGGGAAAAGCTCATCGCGCCGGAGCTGACGCATCTCGCGTGGGAGGTTATTCGCTAG
- a CDS encoding alpha-amylase: MSALQLIIDALQTSRTALSAPYHVPGLWLDFQTPEASAVNPYEFYADVLRSILKSDPQPLVQGPGGGEWTRRAVVYNLLPRLTTAYDHAHDDDLSIEPSVDGWRDTGTLLKTIALLPYLKSLNINTIHLLPVNTVGQHGKKGTLGSPYAIRNAYQLDERLAEPALDVDVDTLFAGLVEAAHHLGLRVVMEFVLRTASRDADWIGEHPDWFYWIREDVPDRKPGSTSSSAYGYPIFSGADLSRIRDQVARGDLTALPVPSKSYRKLFTPPPRPERVRFEDGRWIGELDDGTRVRVPGAFCDWPPDDNQPPWSDVTYLRMYDHPDFNYIAYNTLRMYDPRLAQPENAVQPLWDAIAGVIPHYQQAFGIDGVLIDMGHALPSALKARIVSSARQVNPDFAFWDENYGIDTATAAEGYNAVVGYMLLDLHQPGPLWSFLHRLANERLPLPFFATPENHNTPRAYSRAYPLEYAHYALMLSVLVPGIPFIHSGFELMEARAVNTGLGFSDAMIRANPSESLPLFNAQAFNWTRPHNLVGSVRYALQLRQQYADLLSDPDPRTFRLGRSSNPNLIVLSRQNGAASLVAVANSNMGGHEAGQAVLPVSRINMTPLWGTDVVGAGEEALSLPVSLPNGGVQLFDGDHHLPGPHRE; the protein is encoded by the coding sequence ATGTCCGCGTTGCAGCTTATTATCGATGCCCTCCAAACGTCTCGCACAGCCCTTTCAGCACCCTACCACGTCCCTGGCCTCTGGCTCGACTTCCAGACGCCCGAAGCGAGCGCCGTCAATCCCTATGAATTCTACGCGGACGTGCTCCGCTCTATTCTCAAGTCCGATCCGCAGCCGCTGGTGCAGGGACCGGGCGGCGGCGAATGGACGCGCCGCGCCGTGGTCTATAACCTGCTGCCGCGCCTGACGACCGCCTACGACCACGCGCACGACGACGATCTGTCGATCGAGCCATCGGTGGATGGCTGGCGCGACACGGGCACACTGCTCAAGACTATCGCACTGCTGCCGTACCTCAAGAGCCTGAACATCAACACTATCCACCTGCTGCCAGTCAACACGGTGGGGCAGCACGGCAAGAAGGGCACGCTGGGGTCGCCCTACGCGATCCGCAACGCGTACCAGCTCGACGAGCGGCTGGCCGAGCCTGCGCTGGACGTGGACGTCGATACGCTGTTTGCCGGGCTGGTCGAGGCGGCGCATCACCTGGGACTGCGCGTCGTGATGGAGTTCGTGCTGCGTACCGCGTCGCGTGACGCGGACTGGATCGGGGAGCACCCGGACTGGTTCTACTGGATCCGCGAAGACGTGCCCGATCGCAAGCCGGGCAGCACCAGTTCGAGCGCATACGGCTACCCAATCTTCTCTGGTGCGGACCTCAGTCGCATTCGCGATCAGGTGGCGCGCGGCGATCTCACCGCCCTGCCTGTGCCGTCGAAGTCGTACCGCAAGCTGTTCACGCCGCCACCCCGCCCGGAGCGCGTACGCTTCGAGGATGGGCGGTGGATCGGTGAACTGGACGACGGCACGCGCGTGCGGGTTCCAGGCGCGTTCTGCGACTGGCCGCCGGACGACAACCAGCCGCCGTGGAGTGACGTGACGTACCTGCGCATGTACGATCACCCCGACTTCAACTACATTGCCTACAACACGCTGCGTATGTACGACCCACGCCTCGCCCAGCCGGAGAACGCCGTCCAACCGCTGTGGGACGCCATCGCGGGCGTGATTCCGCATTACCAGCAGGCGTTCGGCATCGACGGCGTGCTGATCGACATGGGGCACGCGCTGCCCTCCGCGCTCAAAGCGCGCATCGTCAGCTCGGCGCGGCAGGTCAACCCCGACTTCGCCTTCTGGGACGAGAATTACGGCATCGACACCGCAACCGCGGCGGAAGGCTACAACGCGGTGGTCGGTTACATGCTGCTCGACCTGCACCAGCCCGGCCCGCTGTGGAGCTTCCTGCACCGCCTGGCCAACGAGCGCCTGCCGCTGCCATTTTTCGCCACGCCGGAGAATCACAACACGCCGCGCGCTTACAGCCGCGCTTACCCGCTCGAATATGCGCATTACGCGCTGATGCTCAGCGTCCTGGTGCCCGGCATCCCATTTATCCACAGTGGCTTCGAGCTGATGGAGGCGCGCGCCGTGAATACCGGACTGGGCTTCAGCGACGCGATGATCCGGGCCAATCCCAGTGAGTCGCTGCCGCTGTTCAACGCGCAGGCGTTCAACTGGACGCGTCCGCACAATCTCGTCGGCTCCGTGCGCTACGCGCTCCAGCTTCGCCAGCAGTACGCGGACCTGCTCAGCGACCCCGATCCGCGTACGTTCCGGCTGGGACGGAGCAGCAACCCGAACCTGATCGTGCTTTCGCGCCAGAATGGAGCGGCGTCGCTGGTGGCCGTTGCCAACTCGAATATGGGCGGTCACGAAGCGGGACAGGCGGTGCTGCCGGTCAGCCGGATCAACATGACGCCATTGTGGGGCACGGATGTGGTCGGGGCCGGGGAAGAGGCGCTGTCACTGCCGGTGAGCCTGCCCAACGGCGGCGTGCAGCTTTTCGATGGTGATCACCATCTGCCGGGACCGCACCGGGAATGA
- a CDS encoding LCP family protein, protein MTDPTSTQPHTDPVKPTGPNGHLPHATPSSTPPDDGHWYTGYNPSRPGRTVERPLPNADAANGQHRPARDRVRRRRVRRELGAPDDWAWVIIAVALLGVTVVMSMSIFFLIQATRTSDRTVATSAAPPEPTSVLFGPGGIMEVDGGSAVGGMLGDGQSMVITPWDGEERFTVLVMGMDRRPSELGQSFRTDTMILVSLDPATKHVGMLSIPRDLFVDIPGYDPNRINTAYSYGELEGPGGGPRLAMQTVQYNLGIPINEYMVIDFNAFIGLIDEIGGIDVYVESPIYDPEYPDMNYGYDPFSITAGWHHLDGITALKYARSRHTSDDIDRQRRQQDVIYAIRERVINLNMIPELAIKAPTLWSQFDEGVDTGLSLDQMLQLAWYLKDVPAESFTRGVLDWEYVVSWDYNGQAVLVPNREKIGGLMVRVFGDGYNRVN, encoded by the coding sequence ATGACCGATCCGACATCCACCCAGCCGCATACCGACCCAGTCAAACCAACGGGGCCTAACGGGCATCTTCCTCACGCGACGCCTTCGAGCACGCCGCCGGACGACGGCCACTGGTATACCGGCTACAACCCGTCCCGTCCCGGTCGCACGGTCGAGCGGCCTTTGCCCAACGCCGATGCCGCCAACGGGCAGCACCGCCCGGCGCGCGATCGCGTCCGGCGGCGGCGCGTCCGGCGTGAGCTGGGGGCCCCGGATGACTGGGCGTGGGTGATCATCGCCGTCGCGCTGTTGGGCGTGACGGTCGTGATGAGCATGTCGATCTTCTTCCTGATCCAGGCGACCCGCACCAGCGACCGTACGGTGGCGACCAGCGCCGCGCCGCCGGAGCCGACTTCGGTTCTGTTTGGGCCGGGCGGCATCATGGAGGTCGATGGTGGGTCGGCGGTGGGCGGTATGCTCGGCGATGGTCAGAGCATGGTCATCACGCCCTGGGACGGTGAGGAACGCTTCACCGTGCTGGTGATGGGTATGGACCGCCGCCCCAGCGAACTGGGCCAGAGCTTCCGCACCGATACGATGATCCTCGTCAGCCTGGACCCGGCTACGAAACACGTGGGTATGCTCAGCATCCCGCGCGACCTGTTCGTGGATATTCCCGGCTACGATCCGAATCGCATCAACACGGCTTACAGCTACGGCGAGCTGGAAGGGCCGGGCGGCGGGCCGCGCCTTGCCATGCAGACGGTGCAGTACAACCTGGGCATCCCGATCAACGAATACATGGTGATCGACTTCAATGCGTTTATCGGACTGATCGACGAGATCGGCGGGATCGACGTGTACGTCGAATCGCCCATTTACGACCCCGAATATCCCGATATGAACTACGGCTACGATCCGTTCTCGATCACGGCGGGCTGGCATCACCTGGACGGCATCACGGCGCTGAAGTACGCGCGCAGCCGCCATACGTCGGATGACATCGACCGGCAGCGCCGCCAGCAGGACGTCATCTACGCGATCCGTGAACGTGTGATCAACCTGAACATGATCCCGGAGCTGGCGATCAAAGCACCGACGCTGTGGTCGCAGTTCGACGAGGGCGTGGATACCGGCCTGTCGCTGGACCAGATGCTGCAGTTGGCGTGGTACCTGAAAGATGTCCCGGCGGAAAGCTTCACACGCGGCGTTCTGGACTGGGAATATGTTGTGTCGTGGGATTATAATGGGCAGGCGGTGCTGGTCCCCAACCGTGAAAAGATCGGCGGGCTGATGGTCCGGGTGTTTGGCGACGGCTACAACCGCGTCAACTAG
- a CDS encoding adenylate kinase, giving the protein MSSAFIMFFGPPGCGKGTQAKRVTEEFGLAQISTGELFRKHLGEKTPLGLQAQEFMSRGALVPDSITIGMVRERLQEADAKAGAIFDGFPRTQAQAEALDALLAEMGEKLCMIIDFSVPLEISRDRLLARQEGRADDKPEVIEKRLNDHAAIEDAVMPHYRAQQGLVRAVDATRSIEAIYEDVRSLVKSCVD; this is encoded by the coding sequence ATGAGTTCAGCATTCATTATGTTCTTTGGCCCACCCGGCTGCGGCAAGGGAACCCAGGCAAAGCGCGTCACTGAAGAATTCGGTCTGGCGCAGATTTCAACCGGCGAGCTGTTCCGCAAGCACCTGGGCGAAAAGACGCCGCTGGGGCTGCAAGCGCAGGAGTTCATGTCGCGCGGGGCGCTCGTGCCAGACTCGATCACGATCGGCATGGTCCGCGAGCGGCTTCAGGAAGCCGACGCCAAAGCTGGCGCGATCTTCGACGGCTTCCCGCGCACGCAGGCGCAGGCCGAAGCGCTCGACGCGCTGCTGGCGGAGATGGGCGAAAAGCTGTGCATGATCATCGACTTCAGCGTGCCGCTCGAAATCTCCCGTGACCGTCTGCTGGCCCGTCAGGAAGGCCGCGCCGACGACAAGCCGGAAGTGATCGAGAAGCGCCTCAACGACCACGCCGCCATCGAGGACGCCGTCATGCCCCATTACCGCGCCCAGCAAGGACTGGTGCGTGCCGTGGATGCAACACGCTCGATCGAGGCGATTTACGAAGACGTCCGCAGCTTGGTCAAATCCTGCGTCGACTAA
- a CDS encoding serine/threonine-protein kinase, translated as MNERPPSPPLSPGSSLGRFFIRELVGRGRSAIVYRAFDPEQRRDVALKVFSSTLPARPQAAACFDQAAAALQGLRHPALVPILACAHEGDAYYMATDLLRGATLRDLLTAQPAGLPQDKGLDLFRQIAQGVSYMHVHDVAHGNVKPDNIFIRDEQPILTGFGLPCLNATDGGDTDAPDLGSLTYLAPEQVTHHETSPRSDIYTLGIVLYELMTGDVPFRAGTREELTYQHLYATPAPPSQRRVGLDPRIDMVVQRALSKNPRLRYLAIDDLLHDLDQGALEAKYETVVFDKEDAREVRRQQSEKLRNRPASIPSPVPVEMPYAPRPRNVLPLVIGIVAVLIIVAVLAVLLVA; from the coding sequence ATGAATGAGCGCCCGCCATCTCCGCCCCTCTCACCCGGCAGCTCGCTGGGCCGTTTTTTCATCCGCGAGTTGGTCGGGCGCGGACGCAGTGCGATCGTCTACCGCGCCTTCGACCCCGAACAGCGGCGTGACGTCGCGCTCAAGGTGTTTTCCAGCACCCTGCCCGCCCGTCCACAGGCAGCAGCATGTTTCGATCAGGCGGCGGCGGCGCTGCAAGGACTGAGGCATCCTGCCCTGGTGCCCATCCTCGCGTGCGCGCATGAGGGCGACGCGTACTACATGGCAACCGATCTGCTCCGGGGCGCGACGCTGCGCGACCTGCTGACCGCCCAGCCCGCCGGACTGCCCCAGGACAAGGGGCTGGATCTGTTCCGGCAGATCGCCCAGGGCGTCAGCTACATGCACGTGCACGACGTCGCGCACGGCAATGTCAAGCCGGACAACATCTTCATCCGCGACGAACAGCCGATTCTCACTGGATTCGGTCTGCCATGCCTGAACGCCACGGACGGCGGTGACACAGACGCGCCGGACCTCGGCAGCCTCACGTACCTCGCGCCGGAACAGGTCACGCATCACGAAACCAGCCCGCGAAGCGACATTTATACGCTGGGGATCGTGCTGTACGAGTTGATGACGGGAGACGTGCCCTTCCGGGCGGGTACGCGCGAGGAACTCACCTACCAGCACCTGTACGCCACGCCCGCGCCGCCATCGCAGCGGCGGGTCGGCCTCGATCCGCGCATCGACATGGTCGTACAGCGCGCGCTCAGCAAGAATCCGCGCCTGCGCTACCTCGCCATCGACGACCTGCTGCACGATCTGGATCAAGGAGCGTTGGAAGCGAAGTACGAAACGGTCGTATTCGACAAGGAGGACGCGCGCGAAGTGCGGCGGCAGCAGTCCGAAAAGCTGCGCAACCGCCCTGCCTCGATCCCCTCCCCTGTTCCCGTCGAGATGCCCTACGCGCCGCGCCCGCGCAATGTGCTACCGCTGGTGATCGGTATCGTCGCGGTGCTCATTATCGTGGCCGTCCTCGCGGTGCTCCTCGTCGCCTGA